In one Nicotiana sylvestris chromosome 8, ASM39365v2, whole genome shotgun sequence genomic region, the following are encoded:
- the LOC104239872 gene encoding uncharacterized protein: MDIHRDHILGWMKELWNKWRGQLHAKYVKGKPIQEALKNVPKGVDKKQSFEFNVVTQIWARSNRNAANRTKLKMLHHIGSKPIREIIYQKGGKDGKPPDLAAIFFKTRKKNNTLVDPETIEKHAQIQELVQSEPLLPNIEIVEKCFGPQSRSHVFGFGGGLKAKDLKGGTASKTELLAKIRSTEDENQSLKDRLSNLEIEMRELTQVKELVLAQQTNFQPPLQENDYLDP; the protein is encoded by the exons ATGGATATCCATCGCGATCATATTTTGGGATGGATGAAAGAGTTATGGAACAAATGGAGAGGACAATTGCATGCAAAATATGTGAAGGGTAAGCCAATCCAAGAGGCTCTTAAGAATGTGCCCAAGGGGGTAGACAAGAAACAAT CATTTGAATTTAATGTTGTCACTCAAATATGGGCGAGAAGTAACAGGAATGCAGCAAATAGAACTAAGTTGAAGATGCTTCATCATATTGGTAGCAAGCCAATTAGAGAGATTATTTATCAAAAG GGCGGAAAAGATGGCAAACCACCAGATTTGGCAGCTATTTTTTTCAAGACTCGCAAGAAGAATAACACGCTTGTTGATCCTGAAACAATCGAGAAACAT GCTCAAATCCAGGAATTGGTGCAGTCTGAACCGTTACTTCCTAACATAGAGATTGTAGAGAAATGCTTTGGACCTCAAAGTCGTAGTCATGTATTTGGCTTTGGGGGTGGATTAAAGGCAAAAGATTTGAAAGGTGGAACTGCCTCAAAAACTGAATTATTGGCTAAGATACGTTCAACTGAAGATGAAAACCAGTCTTTGAAGGATCGTTTGTCTAACTTGGAAATTGAGATGAGAGAACTGACTCAAGTAAAAGAATTAGTATTAGCGCAACAAACTAATTTCCAGCCTCCACTTCAAGAGAATGACTATTTGGATCCTTAA